From bacterium, a single genomic window includes:
- the pgl gene encoding 6-phosphogluconolactonase, with translation MTGEVKVFDRTEDLIRNSAEKIVSIAQESIQNRGQFAWCLSGGSTPKEVYSMLAALPLKEKIDWGKTHIFWGDERSVVRTHPDSNFRMAKESLLDAVGIPPSNIHRVASEEDPMLAAQQYEDDIREFFGISDGTFPEFDLILLGMGDDGHTASLFPDTEALKVKDRLVVDNFVKKLNTHRITFTFPMINRARNVLFIISGSVKSKMIKQVLANTEAPKTLPSQLVQPKPGSLFWFLDKDAAADLT, from the coding sequence ATGACCGGGGAAGTTAAAGTGTTTGACCGCACGGAAGACCTGATACGCAATTCAGCCGAGAAAATCGTTTCAATAGCGCAGGAGTCGATTCAAAATAGAGGGCAATTTGCATGGTGTTTGTCGGGGGGCAGTACACCGAAAGAAGTCTATTCCATGTTGGCTGCTTTACCGCTGAAAGAAAAAATTGATTGGGGGAAAACGCATATATTCTGGGGAGACGAACGTTCGGTAGTTCGCACGCATCCGGATAGTAATTTCAGAATGGCAAAAGAATCTTTGCTGGATGCGGTAGGAATTCCGCCGTCAAATATTCATCGTGTGGCGAGCGAAGAAGATCCGATGCTGGCTGCACAACAATACGAAGATGATATCAGAGAATTTTTCGGTATATCCGACGGCACGTTTCCTGAATTCGACCTGATCCTTCTTGGGATGGGCGATGACGGGCATACGGCGTCATTATTCCCGGATACGGAGGCTTTAAAAGTTAAAGACAGATTGGTCGTCGATAATTTTGTAAAAAAGTTGAATACGCACAGAATCACTTTTACATTCCCGATGATCAACCGCGCCAGAAACGTGTTATTCATCATTTCCGGATCTGTCAAAAGCAAAATGATAAAACAAGTTTTGGCAAATACGGAGGCTCCTAAAACCCTTCCTTCACAACTGGTGCAACCCAAGCCCGGCTCATTGTTTTGGTTTCTCGATAAAGACGCCGCTGCCGATTTAACTTAG
- a CDS encoding branched-chain amino acid aminotransferase — MNLEIQKITADKKKTKPVFDSSLGFGKYFSDHFFIMKYDAKNGWHQAKIEPYRQLMLDPAAMVLHYAQEIFEGLKAYNSKNGIFLFRAKDNLKRMNNSARRLCMPEIDIDFVHDAMKKLVLIDKEWIPSARETSMYIRPTMIATEASVGVRVSGEYLFYIIVGPAGSYYPEGFNPIKIFVSDKYVRAVRGGVGEAKTGANYAASLFAAQEAKKMGCSQVLWLDAIDQKHVEEVGTTNIFFRFDDEVVTSPLTGTILPGITRDSVIKLLKSWNMKCTERRISIDEIMEGSKNGKLKEVFGTGTAAVISPVSELHYKDEVFNVGGGKIGDISLKLYNEILSIQYGEKTDPFGWVEKIG; from the coding sequence ATGAATCTTGAAATTCAAAAGATTACTGCAGATAAAAAGAAAACCAAACCCGTTTTTGATTCTTCATTAGGATTTGGAAAATACTTTTCTGATCATTTTTTCATAATGAAATACGATGCAAAAAACGGTTGGCACCAGGCGAAAATTGAGCCGTATCGCCAGCTGATGCTGGATCCTGCCGCCATGGTACTGCATTATGCCCAGGAAATATTTGAAGGGCTCAAAGCGTACAACAGTAAGAACGGAATTTTTCTTTTTCGAGCCAAAGACAACTTAAAGCGGATGAATAATTCCGCGCGGCGGCTTTGCATGCCTGAAATTGACATCGATTTCGTTCATGATGCGATGAAAAAACTTGTATTAATTGACAAAGAATGGATTCCATCCGCGCGGGAAACGTCGATGTACATTCGTCCGACCATGATTGCTACCGAAGCATCCGTCGGCGTTCGTGTATCCGGCGAGTACCTTTTCTACATCATTGTCGGCCCGGCCGGATCGTATTATCCGGAGGGATTTAATCCTATCAAAATATTTGTTTCCGATAAATACGTTCGCGCGGTGCGCGGCGGCGTCGGTGAAGCTAAAACCGGAGCAAATTATGCCGCGAGTCTTTTCGCCGCTCAGGAAGCTAAAAAAATGGGATGCAGCCAGGTATTGTGGCTTGATGCGATCGATCAAAAACATGTCGAAGAAGTTGGAACGACCAATATTTTCTTCCGTTTTGACGATGAAGTGGTAACCTCGCCACTTACCGGAACCATCCTTCCGGGCATTACACGCGATTCCGTGATTAAACTCCTTAAAAGTTGGAACATGAAATGTACCGAACGCCGTATCAGTATTGATGAAATCATGGAGGGATCGAAGAACGGTAAACTGAAAGAAGTATTCGGTACGGGAACGGCTGCTGTTATTTCTCCGGTGAGTGAATTGCATTATAAGGATGAAGTTTTTAATGTTGGCGGCGGGAAAATCGGCGATATCTCCCTAAAGCTTTATAATGAAATTCTGTCCATACAATACGGTGAAAAAACGGACCCGTTTGGATGGGTTGAAAAAATAGGATAG
- the pepF gene encoding oligoendopeptidase F, which yields MISAYTNKKSEQANIRTKKISLKGYSMHSFDVTFAFLFLFFFAAVSNGTSQERDRSKIADKDKWDLTKIYSNDDAWQAAKEKIIKDIPTLQQYKGKLHLSADQLLGCMDLYFGMSKEFSRLYSYASMSSDQDTRESKYLAMVQEMGQIGSNFGAIAAFVEPEILKIDKNKVDAFIKSEKKLEVYRHYLNDILRRQAHTGTEGEEKIIADAGMMADNSQSSYSILSNAEFPYPDVTLSDGKTVKLDQATFGASRALPNREDRKKVFATFFGQLNNYRRTFGTQLYGDVKKNMFYMKARKYSSSLESSLDANNIPVEVYYNHVKSVNANLSTFHRYLKLRQRILGVDQLHYYDLYAPLLKGVDLAYNVEEAGKNIVASLAPLGNEYVSIIKKGLNERWIDMYPTEGKRSGAYSNGSAYDVHPYMLMNYKGKYDDMSTLTHELGHTMQSYLSNKTQPYATANYPIFVAEVASTFNEALLIDYMLKNIKDDATRLSLLGSYLEGIKGTVFRQTQFAEFELRIHELAEKGEALTGDKFSEVYYDLTKKYYGHDQGVCIVDDEIKSEWAYIPHFYYNFYVYQYATSFTASAALSEKVLAGDKDATAKYLNFLSAGGSKYPIELLKDAGVDMTTSLPMELTMKKMNRVIDEMEKILDRMKK from the coding sequence ATGATTTCCGCGTATACAAACAAAAAATCCGAACAGGCGAACATTCGCACTAAAAAAATCTCATTGAAAGGATATAGTATGCACTCATTTGATGTTACCTTTGCATTTCTTTTTTTGTTTTTCTTTGCTGCCGTTTCCAACGGCACGTCACAGGAACGTGATCGCTCTAAAATAGCAGATAAAGACAAATGGGATCTGACCAAAATTTATTCAAACGACGATGCCTGGCAGGCCGCTAAAGAAAAGATCATCAAAGACATTCCGACCTTACAACAATACAAAGGAAAACTGCATCTATCAGCGGATCAGTTACTCGGATGTATGGATCTGTATTTTGGAATGTCCAAAGAATTTTCAAGGCTTTACAGCTACGCGAGTATGAGTTCAGATCAAGACACGCGTGAATCAAAGTATCTGGCTATGGTTCAGGAAATGGGTCAGATCGGCTCCAATTTCGGCGCCATCGCCGCTTTTGTAGAACCGGAAATATTGAAGATCGATAAAAACAAAGTCGATGCTTTCATAAAAAGCGAAAAGAAGTTGGAAGTTTACAGACATTACCTAAATGACATCTTGCGCCGTCAAGCGCACACCGGTACAGAAGGTGAAGAGAAGATTATCGCCGATGCCGGTATGATGGCGGATAATTCCCAAAGCAGCTACAGCATATTATCCAATGCAGAATTTCCGTATCCCGATGTCACGCTCAGCGACGGGAAGACTGTCAAACTGGACCAGGCGACCTTCGGCGCTTCGAGAGCGCTGCCTAATCGAGAAGACCGCAAGAAAGTGTTTGCGACATTTTTTGGACAGCTGAATAATTACCGCAGGACGTTCGGAACCCAGTTATACGGCGACGTGAAGAAAAATATGTTTTATATGAAGGCGCGTAAATACTCGTCTTCGCTTGAAAGCTCGCTCGACGCAAATAATATTCCGGTGGAAGTTTATTACAATCACGTGAAGAGCGTCAACGCAAACCTGTCCACGTTCCACCGGTATCTAAAATTACGTCAGAGAATTCTTGGAGTTGATCAGCTTCATTATTATGACCTGTATGCGCCGTTGTTAAAAGGCGTTGATCTGGCTTATAACGTCGAAGAAGCGGGAAAGAATATTGTTGCTTCACTCGCGCCGCTCGGTAATGAGTATGTTTCAATCATCAAAAAAGGATTGAACGAACGCTGGATTGATATGTATCCGACCGAAGGGAAACGTTCCGGCGCCTACTCCAATGGTTCCGCCTACGATGTACATCCTTATATGCTGATGAATTATAAAGGTAAGTATGACGACATGAGCACGCTAACGCATGAACTTGGCCACACGATGCAGAGCTATCTGTCTAATAAGACACAGCCGTATGCGACGGCAAATTACCCGATCTTTGTTGCCGAAGTCGCCTCCACATTCAACGAAGCTTTGTTGATCGACTATATGCTCAAAAACATCAAAGACGACGCGACTCGTTTGTCGCTGTTAGGCAGTTACCTCGAAGGCATCAAAGGTACGGTATTTCGCCAGACCCAGTTTGCGGAATTTGAACTACGTATTCATGAGCTGGCAGAAAAAGGCGAAGCCCTCACCGGAGATAAATTTAGCGAAGTATATTACGACCTCACCAAGAAATATTACGGACACGATCAGGGTGTTTGCATCGTAGATGACGAGATCAAATCCGAGTGGGCGTATATTCCGCATTTTTATTATAATTTTTACGTGTATCAATACGCCACATCCTTTACTGCATCTGCGGCTTTATCTGAAAAAGTTTTGGCGGGCGACAAGGACGCGACCGCAAAATATCTGAATTTTCTATCGGCGGGAGGCTCTAAATACCCTATTGAACTTCTCAAGGACGCGGGGGTTGACATGACAACATCTTTACCTATGGAACTAACGATGAAAAAGATGAACCGAGTGATAGACGAAATGGAGAAAATTCTGGACCGTATGAAAAAATAA
- a CDS encoding ABC-F family ATP-binding cassette domain-containing protein, which produces MNLLSTENISKSFGIKTLFKDLSFGIEEGQKTALIALNGAGKTTLLNMLTGKDAPDTGMIILRNQLTVGYLEQNPKFNESATVLESIFQADHPKLRVISAYEAAMEESELSSTEQNQKNLADAMESMEHLKLWDYEYKIKEILSHLKITNLHQTVETLSGGQRKRVALARVLVEEPGLLILDEPTNHLDLDMIEWLEDYLSRPNLTLFLVTHDRYLLDNVCDEILELDQGELFRYTGDYSYFLEKKAEREDISGRELDHLRNRLRHELEWIKRQPKARTTKSKSRVEAFYGLQEKAAGNAPEEKLKLDMRMKRVGGKILELKKIHKTYGNLTILNGFDYTFKKGERIGIVGSNGTGKSTFLNIITGLETTDSGKIDIGETIQFGYYSQQGLLVNEDKRVIDIVREFAEVITIGAGEKLTASQFLNLFQFPPASQHTPVSKLSGGEKRRLYLLTVLIKNPNFLILDEPTNDLDLTTLNILEEFLMNFKGCLLVVSHDRYFMNRLVDHLFVFEGNGFIKDFNGNYAEYRESQKTDTPKETVVIKQKKDEGAPKTKLSYKERQEFQKLEVAIAELELEKDRLTKLLETGGSDYQELQKHSLRLAEVTQLLDEKSTRWLELSEFA; this is translated from the coding sequence ATGAATCTTCTTTCCACAGAAAACATATCGAAATCGTTCGGCATCAAAACTCTTTTTAAAGACCTTTCATTTGGAATTGAAGAAGGACAAAAAACCGCTTTGATTGCGCTCAATGGCGCAGGAAAGACGACGCTCTTGAATATGCTGACCGGAAAGGATGCACCGGACACCGGAATGATCATTCTTCGAAATCAATTGACCGTCGGCTATCTGGAACAAAATCCAAAATTCAATGAGTCGGCGACGGTATTAGAATCCATCTTTCAGGCAGACCATCCGAAACTCCGTGTGATCAGCGCCTACGAAGCCGCTATGGAAGAATCTGAACTCAGTTCTACCGAACAAAATCAGAAAAATTTGGCGGATGCCATGGAATCAATGGAGCACCTAAAATTGTGGGATTACGAATACAAGATAAAAGAAATATTGTCCCACCTAAAAATAACCAATCTCCATCAGACCGTTGAGACCTTATCCGGCGGACAGCGTAAACGCGTTGCGCTTGCGCGCGTATTAGTGGAAGAGCCCGGCCTGCTGATTTTAGACGAACCGACCAATCATCTTGATTTGGACATGATTGAATGGCTTGAAGATTACTTGTCTCGTCCGAATCTTACTTTGTTTCTGGTCACTCATGACCGTTATCTTTTGGATAACGTCTGTGATGAGATACTGGAATTAGATCAGGGCGAACTTTTCCGCTATACAGGAGATTATTCTTATTTTCTAGAGAAAAAAGCGGAGCGCGAAGATATATCGGGAAGAGAACTGGATCATTTGCGGAACCGGCTGCGGCATGAATTGGAATGGATTAAACGCCAACCCAAAGCGCGCACGACAAAATCTAAATCACGCGTAGAGGCGTTTTACGGTTTGCAGGAAAAAGCCGCCGGCAATGCCCCGGAAGAAAAACTCAAACTCGATATGCGGATGAAGCGCGTCGGAGGTAAGATTCTTGAGCTGAAGAAAATTCACAAAACCTACGGCAATCTTACTATACTAAACGGCTTCGATTATACTTTCAAAAAAGGCGAGCGCATCGGAATTGTCGGCAGTAACGGCACTGGAAAATCAACGTTTTTAAATATCATTACCGGATTAGAAACGACCGATTCCGGAAAAATCGACATCGGAGAAACGATTCAATTTGGATACTATTCACAACAAGGCCTTCTTGTCAATGAAGACAAACGCGTAATCGATATTGTTCGGGAATTTGCAGAAGTTATCACCATAGGGGCCGGAGAGAAATTGACAGCCTCACAATTCTTGAATTTATTTCAATTTCCGCCGGCAAGTCAACATACGCCTGTTTCCAAACTCAGCGGCGGCGAAAAGCGGCGTCTTTATTTGTTAACCGTACTTATCAAAAACCCCAATTTCCTGATTCTCGATGAACCCACGAACGATCTTGATCTTACGACATTAAATATTCTTGAAGAGTTTTTGATGAATTTTAAGGGTTGCCTTTTGGTCGTATCGCACGATCGATATTTTATGAATAGGCTTGTTGATCATCTTTTCGTCTTCGAAGGCAACGGCTTCATCAAGGATTTCAACGGCAATTATGCGGAATACAGAGAAAGCCAAAAAACAGATACGCCCAAAGAAACCGTTGTGATAAAACAAAAGAAAGATGAAGGCGCGCCGAAAACCAAACTGTCCTACAAAGAAAGACAGGAATTTCAAAAATTAGAGGTCGCCATTGCCGAACTCGAATTAGAAAAGGACAGGCTTACAAAATTACTCGAGACCGGCGGTTCCGATTACCAGGAACTGCAGAAACACTCACTGCGTTTGGCAGAAGTTACTCAACTTCTCGACGAGAAATCCACCCGCTGGCTCGAACTATCTGAATTCGCGTAA
- a CDS encoding serine hydrolase, with amino-acid sequence MRENIMTKAIRDVCAILLFTMNVWSQSKMNVVEQVDLLMAQAIEKDVFSGNVLIAHEGKIIYQKSFGYADWETKTPINDSTMFNIGSNGKDFTQVLICQLVQENKLAFNDPLSKYLNMFPKSIADKITVKQLLTMQSGMGDYMQSPRFRFGQLRTISSLLDFIKDEPLLFEPGTDRAYSNSGYVVLGGVIEKITGKTYEENVRDRILKPLGMTHSMFIYPDTRNAVNKAAGTEISLSGLKRAEKGINPGLVPTSAGGMYASASDLFKFYEAEMFSNKVLSDGMKLKLFTRYEDQPKKTWKEMMADPKFISALAGGLNGWNSSVTQIPALHYTVIVLSNYDGAGQPAEQIGESIESIILGRPYETLKFPLPQFIYQYISKNGIDDFAKNCDELLKKNEYGIREPMMLNRLGYDLIGEKKPNWAVEIFKLNIRLFPDEPNGYDSLGEAYMLIGKKELAIESYKKVLEMDPGNENAKQMLEKLK; translated from the coding sequence ATGAGGGAGAATATAATGACTAAGGCAATTCGAGACGTTTGCGCAATTTTGTTGTTCACAATGAATGTGTGGAGCCAATCTAAAATGAATGTAGTTGAACAAGTAGATTTGCTAATGGCCCAGGCCATCGAAAAAGATGTGTTTTCCGGAAATGTGCTCATAGCGCATGAAGGCAAAATTATTTATCAAAAATCATTCGGCTATGCAGATTGGGAAACGAAAACGCCGATCAATGACTCCACTATGTTCAATATTGGTTCCAACGGCAAAGACTTCACACAAGTATTGATATGCCAACTGGTACAGGAAAACAAATTGGCGTTTAATGATCCTTTGAGCAAGTACTTGAATATGTTTCCAAAGTCGATAGCCGATAAGATCACAGTAAAACAACTTTTGACCATGCAATCCGGTATGGGAGATTACATGCAAAGCCCGCGTTTCCGGTTTGGGCAATTAAGAACGATCTCCAGCCTCCTCGATTTTATCAAAGATGAGCCGTTGCTATTTGAACCCGGAACCGATCGAGCGTATTCTAATTCCGGTTATGTTGTGCTCGGCGGTGTCATCGAAAAGATCACCGGCAAGACCTACGAGGAAAATGTTCGGGATCGAATTCTGAAACCTCTTGGAATGACGCATTCTATGTTCATCTATCCGGATACCAGAAACGCAGTGAATAAAGCCGCGGGAACAGAGATCTCCCTTTCCGGATTGAAACGAGCTGAAAAAGGGATCAACCCCGGACTTGTGCCGACGTCGGCCGGTGGCATGTATGCATCGGCTTCCGATCTGTTCAAATTCTATGAAGCAGAGATGTTTAGTAACAAAGTACTCAGCGATGGAATGAAATTAAAACTCTTTACACGCTATGAAGATCAACCTAAAAAGACCTGGAAAGAAATGATGGCTGATCCAAAGTTCATCAGCGCGCTTGCCGGCGGCCTTAACGGATGGAACAGCTCCGTGACGCAGATTCCTGCGCTGCATTATACGGTCATTGTTTTGTCAAATTACGACGGAGCCGGACAACCGGCTGAACAGATTGGCGAAAGCATTGAAAGTATCATTTTAGGCAGGCCGTATGAGACGCTGAAATTCCCATTGCCTCAATTCATCTATCAATATATTTCCAAGAACGGGATCGATGATTTTGCAAAGAACTGCGATGAACTTCTCAAAAAGAATGAGTACGGGATCCGCGAGCCGATGATGCTGAACCGGCTTGGCTACGACCTGATCGGAGAGAAAAAACCGAACTGGGCGGTTGAAATATTCAAATTGAATATAAGGCTTTTCCCTGATGAACCTAACGGATACGACAGTCTGGGCGAAGCCTATATGCTGATCGGGAAGAAGGAATTGGCGATAGAGAGTTACAAAAAAGTTCTGGAGATGGATCCGGGGAATGAGAATGCGAAGCAGATGCTGGAGAAGTTAAAGTAG
- a CDS encoding sigma-70 family RNA polymerase sigma factor, translated as MDQPVKKLETAIGDFLENERRLIERARTYPLAFGELFDRYYDEVYRYLLHRTANVELARDIAADTFHIALKKLWLFRWKQVPFSAWLFRIATNEVNGYFRKHKNYKTTSIEDFVDLLTEESNSADFELLESERELQQKSYFIKMHKLLSQLNSKYQSVIVLRFFEGKTLSEIADILAKPEGTVKSLVHRALEQLKEGMKS; from the coding sequence ATGGATCAACCAGTCAAAAAACTTGAAACGGCAATCGGTGATTTTCTGGAGAATGAACGGAGACTGATCGAAAGGGCAAGAACCTATCCATTGGCGTTCGGAGAATTATTTGATCGCTATTATGATGAGGTTTACCGCTATTTACTTCACCGTACTGCCAATGTAGAATTGGCGCGAGATATCGCCGCAGATACTTTTCATATTGCGCTCAAGAAACTTTGGCTTTTTCGATGGAAACAGGTGCCATTCTCCGCATGGCTTTTTAGGATAGCTACCAATGAGGTTAACGGCTATTTCAGAAAACATAAAAATTATAAAACAACCTCCATTGAGGATTTTGTCGATCTTTTGACCGAGGAATCAAACTCAGCAGATTTTGAGTTATTGGAGTCTGAAAGAGAACTGCAGCAGAAGTCTTATTTTATTAAGATGCATAAGCTGTTAAGCCAACTGAATTCAAAATATCAGAGCGTAATCGTTCTCAGATTTTTTGAAGGAAAGACATTATCGGAAATTGCAGATATCCTCGCTAAACCCGAAGGTACAGTTAAGTCTTTGGTTCATAGAGCATTGGAGCAATTAAAAGAGGGCATGAAAAGTTAG
- a CDS encoding MarR family transcriptional regulator produces MIHLLREESRRMVRELNMLGRTFRNTGLTHSEIHTLIEVDHHKVLTASELADLLNLDKSTISRIATALQRKKLISVTTARHDARQKELRLTASGTAKLRNIDRLANQQVSAACELLEKEEIENVYNGLRLYAKSLWRRRHGEKYNIRPIRRGDDPFIAKIIRQTMTEYGAVGAGFSIQDKEVDTMFDSYNTNRSAYFVIECNRQILGGGGIAPLIGAEPHICELKKMYFLPELRGFGLGKKILNLCLTRAKELGYTHCYLETLKRMQEANRLYQKSGFKLLTSHLGNTGHHKCDAWYLKDL; encoded by the coding sequence ATGATCCACCTGTTAAGAGAAGAGTCTCGGCGCATGGTTCGCGAGCTTAATATGCTCGGGCGCACTTTCCGTAACACGGGTTTGACCCACTCTGAGATACACACGCTAATCGAAGTTGACCACCACAAAGTACTCACAGCAAGCGAATTAGCCGATCTGTTGAATCTTGATAAGTCAACCATAAGCCGAATAGCTACGGCTTTACAAAGAAAAAAATTGATCTCGGTGACTACGGCAAGACACGATGCAAGACAAAAGGAATTACGACTCACTGCTTCGGGCACTGCGAAGCTTCGCAATATTGACCGGCTGGCTAATCAGCAAGTCAGCGCAGCGTGCGAACTGTTGGAGAAGGAGGAAATAGAAAACGTCTATAACGGCCTTCGCCTTTACGCTAAATCATTATGGCGGCGGCGGCATGGTGAGAAATACAACATACGTCCGATTCGTCGGGGCGACGACCCTTTTATCGCTAAGATTATCAGACAAACCATGACGGAGTATGGCGCTGTTGGCGCCGGCTTTTCCATACAAGACAAAGAAGTGGATACGATGTTCGATTCCTATAACACTAATCGTTCGGCATATTTTGTTATCGAATGCAACAGACAAATTCTAGGTGGCGGTGGAATTGCACCGCTAATTGGTGCTGAACCTCATATTTGTGAATTAAAAAAAATGTATTTTTTACCTGAATTACGAGGTTTTGGCCTTGGTAAAAAAATTCTGAACTTATGCTTAACGCGTGCAAAAGAGTTGGGTTATACTCATTGTTATCTTGAAACATTAAAACGAATGCAGGAAGCAAATCGCCTATATCAAAAATCCGGATTTAAATTACTCACTTCTCATTTGGGCAACACGGGTCACCATAAATGTGATGCATGGTATCTTAAAGATCTTTAG
- a CDS encoding ribonuclease E inhibitor RraB, translating into MIIRNTKPMNPIHPHSGSFLIGQLNRFGSDLDAKHEITFWLYFPSETCAQKASQKAVEAELSADVTASMDGQWLCLIACPHVPDEALIDGVMQFCIKLASDLGGEFDGWESPLYI; encoded by the coding sequence ATGATAATACGAAATACAAAACCAATGAATCCCATTCATCCGCATTCCGGTTCGTTTCTTATCGGACAGTTGAATCGTTTCGGCTCCGATCTCGATGCGAAACACGAGATAACATTCTGGTTATATTTTCCATCTGAAACATGCGCTCAAAAGGCAAGCCAAAAAGCCGTAGAAGCAGAATTGTCAGCAGACGTCACAGCCTCAATGGATGGCCAATGGCTGTGTTTAATCGCCTGTCCGCACGTGCCGGATGAAGCGTTGATTGATGGGGTAATGCAGTTTTGCATTAAGCTCGCATCGGACCTTGGAGGAGAATTCGACGGATGGGAAAGCCCTTTGTATATTTAG